Below is a genomic region from Rhodococcus sp. WMMA185.
AAGGCCGGTGGTCGGCTCGTCGAGAACGTAGACATCACCCTTTTGGGCCATGGCGACAGCCAACTTCAGCCGCTGCCGCTCACCGCCGGACAACGTGGTCAGCGGCTGACCTAAGCCGAGGTAAGCGAGCCCGACGTCGGCGAGTCGCTGCAGAAGCTTGTGAGCGGTCGGGATCCGCGCTTCGCCTGTCCCGAAGAACTCTTCGGCCTCGGCCACCGACAGTGCGAGCACCTCGCTGATGTCCTTGCCGCCGAATTGGTACTCCAACACCTCCGCCCGAAACCGCTTCCCCTCACACTCTTCGCAGGTGGTTTCGACCGTGGCCATGACTCCGAGGTCGGTATAGATGACGCCGGCACCGCTGCAAGTAGGACAGGCGCCCTCGGAGTTGGAGCTGAAGAGCGCCGGCTTCACGCCGTTGGCCTTCGCGAACGCCTTGCGGATCGGCTCGAGCAGTCCGGTGTACGTCGCGGGGTTGCTTCGCCGGGAGCCTTTGATCGCACTCTGATCGATCGACACAACTGCGTCACCACCAGACACCGAACCGTGGATCAGCGAACTCTTGCCCGAGCCTGCCACGCCGGTGACCGCCACCAGCACGCCGAGCGGGATGTCGACGTCGACGGCGCGCAGGTTGTGGGCGGCGGCGCCGCGCACCTCGAGCGCCCCTGAAGGTGTGCGGACCGCAGGCTTGACGGACGCACGGTAGTCGAGGTGGCGCCCGGTGAGCGTGCCGACGGAACGCAGACCCTCGACGGTGCCCTCGAACACCACTTGCCCGCCCTCGGTGCCCGCGCGCGGGCCGAGGTCGACAACGTGGTCGGCGATCGCGATCGTCTCCGGCTTGTGCTCCACCACCAGCACGGTGTTGCCCTTGTCGCGCAGTTGCAGCAACAGCTCGTTCATCCTCGCGATGTCGTGCGGGTGCAGGCCAATGGTCGGCTCGTCGAAGACGTAGGTGACATCGGTGAGTGATGAGCCGAGATGGCGGATCATTTTGGTGCGCTGGGCTTCTCCTCCAGAGAGCGTGCCGGATGGCCGGTCGAGGGAGAGATATCCCAGCCCGATCCGCACGAACGAGTCGAGAAGGTGTTGCAGACCGGTGAGCAGCGGAGCCACCCTAGGCTCTTCCAGGCTTCGGACCCATTCGGCGAGGTCGCTGATCTGCATCGCGCACAGGTCGGCGATGTTCCTCCCCTCGATCTTCGAGGACCGCGCCTCCTCGGTGAGCCGGGTTCCGTCGCAGTCGAAGCATTCGGAGAACGTCACCGCCCGCTCCACGAACGCCCGGATATGCGGCTGCATCGCATCGACATCCTTGGACAGGAACGACTTCTGAATCTTCGGAATCAACCCCTCGAACGTCACGTTGACGCCCTCGACCTTGACCTTGGTCGGCTCCTTGTAGAGCAGGTCGTGCAGCTGTTTCTCGGTGAACTTCGCGATCGGCTCGTCCGGGTCGAAGAAGCCGCAGCCGCGGAAGATGCGTCCGTACCAACCCTCCATGCCGTAGCCGGGGATGGTGAGCGCGCCCTCGTTGAGCGATTTGCTCTCGTCGTACAGGGCCGCAAGGTCGAAGTCGGAGACCGAACCCATACCCTCGCAGCGCGGACACATGCCACCGAGTCGGTTGAAGGTTGCCTTCTCGGCCTTGGACTTGCCGCCGCGCTCGATCGTGATCGCACCGCTGGCTCTCACGGTCGGCATGTTGAACGAGAATGCGTTGGGCGAGCCGATGTGCGGCAGCCCGATTCGGCTGAAGAGAATGCGTAGCATCGCATTGGCGTCAGTGGCGGTGCCGACGGTGGAGCGGGGATTCGCGCCCATTCGCTCCTGGTCGACGATGATCGTGGTCGTCAGCCCGTCGAGTACGTCGACCTCGGGGCGCGCGAGGGTCGGCATGAAGCCCTGCACAAAGGCGCTGTAGGTCTCGTTGATCAGCCGCTGCGACTCCGCAGCGATCGTGGCGAACACCAGAGAACTCTTGCCCGAGCCGGAGACGCCGGTGAACACCGTAAGCCGCCGCTTCGGGAGCTCGACGCTCACATCTTTCAGATTGTTCTCGCGGGCACCGTACACGCGGATCAGGTCGTGGCTGTCCGCGCGGTGAATCTCA
It encodes:
- a CDS encoding ATP-binding cassette domain-containing protein, yielding MPPQERTGETTCVATSKDTQLPEIHRADSHDLIRVYGARENNLKDVSVELPKRRLTVFTGVSGSGKSSLVFATIAAESQRLINETYSAFVQGFMPTLARPEVDVLDGLTTTIIVDQERMGANPRSTVGTATDANAMLRILFSRIGLPHIGSPNAFSFNMPTVRASGAITIERGGKSKAEKATFNRLGGMCPRCEGMGSVSDFDLAALYDESKSLNEGALTIPGYGMEGWYGRIFRGCGFFDPDEPIAKFTEKQLHDLLYKEPTKVKVEGVNVTFEGLIPKIQKSFLSKDVDAMQPHIRAFVERAVTFSECFDCDGTRLTEEARSSKIEGRNIADLCAMQISDLAEWVRSLEEPRVAPLLTGLQHLLDSFVRIGLGYLSLDRPSGTLSGGEAQRTKMIRHLGSSLTDVTYVFDEPTIGLHPHDIARMNELLLQLRDKGNTVLVVEHKPETIAIADHVVDLGPRAGTEGGQVVFEGTVEGLRSVGTLTGRHLDYRASVKPAVRTPSGALEVRGAAAHNLRAVDVDIPLGVLVAVTGVAGSGKSSLIHGSVSGGDAVVSIDQSAIKGSRRSNPATYTGLLEPIRKAFAKANGVKPALFSSNSEGACPTCSGAGVIYTDLGVMATVETTCEECEGKRFRAEVLEYQFGGKDISEVLALSVAEAEEFFGTGEARIPTAHKLLQRLADVGLAYLGLGQPLTTLSGGERQRLKLAVAMAQKGDVYVLDEPTTGLHLADVEHLLGLLDRLVDSGKSVIVIEHHQAVMAHADWIIDLGPGAGHDGGRIVFEGTPADLVADRSTLTGRHLATYVGR